TAAATTTTGCAAACGATTTTTCTGTTGCAAAAGCGCAAGTAAAAAAACTTGCCATAGGATTCTTGAATATTGATTATGTCCATCGCAATGGACAGGATTTTATCAAAATGCCTGGCAGCGCAATTCTTCTCCGTCTTTACGAAACTGCCAGCGGTATTCAATCCGTCACACCGTTGCTAGTATTACTGGAGTACGTCAGCCGCAATACTGAGCAAGCACAGAGCTTTATCGTTGAAGAGCCGGAGCTGAACCTCTATCCCACCGCCCAACAAGGGCTGCTGAACTGGCTGGTGGAAAAATGCACGAAGGGCGAAAACGACCTGACGATAACTACGCATAGCCCTTACATTCTTTCGCACTTAAATTTACTGCTTTATGCGCACCACGTCGGTAATAAAGATGAAGAAAAGCGCCAGAAAGTAGCAGCTATTATTCCTGAGAAATATTGGGTAAATCCCGATGAGTTTGCGGCTTACTACGTGAATGGTCCCGAGGGAGCAGGCGGTATCCGGTCGTTGCTAGACCCGGAAACTAAGCTTATTTCGCAGAATGAGTTGGACGCGGTTTCGGGTATTCAGGCCGATGAGTTTGACCAATTGCTCGACATTAATCGCGGCTTCTAGAAGATGCTGAATCCGCTCCGCGAATCATTCCGCGACCAGACGCGCGGCAACGCTTGCCAAGAGGCCATCACGGCAGTTGAGTTTTTCATACAAGACCCGCCTCCGCCCAGTA
This genomic stretch from Hymenobacter sp. PAMC 26628 harbors:
- a CDS encoding AAA family ATPase, coding for MNEQLIVKNFGPIKDATVDFKRVTVFIGPTGGGKSTLAKLAAVFRDNEFMNSLAKERELFFKDFSIDKYFKKGSNIIWGDKVISFSMGKEYGKDSSNAPLPELQPINTEFLTRLSSTPDFMKLVNDYKSARNSAIHNETSQTTADKLARMFMKFFTVNRLQKNIYIPTDRIFVPAVEYSWAGLLRDDIGLPKILLNFANDFSVAKAQVKKLAIGFLNIDYVHRNGQDFIKMPGSAILLRLYETASGIQSVTPLLVLLEYVSRNTEQAQSFIVEEPELNLYPTAQQGLLNWLVEKCTKGENDLTITTHSPYILSHLNLLLYAHHVGNKDEEKRQKVAAIIPEKYWVNPDEFAAYYVNGPEGAGGIRSLLDPETKLISQNELDAVSGIQADEFDQLLDINRGF